A window from Kovacikia minuta CCNUW1 encodes these proteins:
- a CDS encoding PAS domain S-box protein — protein MVHLSFLAAIPAIVGSSICSVVSIASFPAASNSENGIRLGLCLLGMGMGSLLHGIWQHTQRDFVKQNHPISDNEPDSRQTEASLRQYERIISTTPDGVAVVDRTYTYQLVNQTYLDRTQKQREEIVGHTVSEVMGEIPFKEVIQSQLDLCLTGETIRYEEWFNFADGQRHFVSVTYAPYIELDGTVSGVVVTTRDLTDLKQAEAKLEESRAFLNQVINVISNTIFVKDEQHRFVLVNQSVCDLTGIPQEAFLGRTDYDFFPKKQADHFRRKDEQVFQTGLEDITEEPLTSLDGETYWLLTKKACFQNQHGQKFLVGSSQDITERKRTEQVLKDSEERFRLLIQNVDVGIILAGSRTEILTCNQMALELVGLTEAELLHRTALDPNWNAVHEDGSSFEPRTLPIPQAIATQQPVRNVVMGVPRPARGDFIWLLVSAVPQLDSDGTIRFVICSFNDITARKQAEISLQHRTLQEQAFSRIIQTIRNSLDLDTIFSTAVREFAELLQTNAAGISQYLPERQCWLCIAEHLRVPESFPILGTEIPDQNNPITQRLRQGESVVIIEETQVLDDPINLELTKRMSSIPVRLLAIPLEVDGAIWGSLGGSKSSPASFTESEIHLARRFADQLEVAIQQAFLYQQVHQLNQTLEQHVRERTAELQKSRDLFEAIFQESADAIFLVDTDSFLILDCNQRAVELFEADNKAWLIGIRGHSLHKEPWTTKEMTRVRQEFKIQGIWSQEIEYRTLKGHDFWGSLVSKQIQIAERQMHLVRITDISDRKAAEAALRQSEARFQHLAANIPGIFYQSVIQADGSRQFHYISSGFQRIFELEPAQLLENADIFWTMVHPDDVEPLRAEVIRTLTNREPFHFEYRILTPSGSIKWIHNAASRQYLANGDVVSDGVVLDITDRKQAEVALQTSETLFRTLIEELQVGVVLYNPDATPILFNSKMLELGEVTPEELAHSSLLDPNLDVIREDGSPFPIDEYPALVAVSTRQPVLDVVMGLYRPVTQSRVWLLISAQPLLNEQGSVKQVICTASDITDLKRAEFQLQRQAESDQLLASIAQTINQSVCLDEVLKTCLEQLREFLQCDRVLVCRFNATHNAACDVVIELEAISQPELSLLGQTIHDPCFGQDWAARHHQGYITVQHDTQTEDLAPCYLEFLTQMQVRASLVVAILQADRIWGLLVVHQCHAPRQWQAFEVDLLKQLGLQIGIASQKASLYTQLETELVERRRAEQALAQQVQREQVLRIISQQIRKSLKLENILATTVSEVRQLLNTDRALIFQLFPDGSGVVIKESVGPEYPTTEGMRFLDEHFPSDCYEFYRKGQARAISDTALDLWADCLVEFMQQVSVKSKIVAPILQKLEDGTTIIWGLLIVHACTHHRQWQTIEVDLLQQLATQVGIAIQQANLYQELKNQLGQREVLLKEVHHRVKNNLQVISSMLWLQAKAAKHATVFDALADTRSRLQAMALIHETLYESSDLGKLNFHDYIKRLAANILAANSTASSQINLVCRLQPTLLNLETAIPCGLLLNELVTNAVKHGFPNQQKGEICITLEEIISPETESSPQLPLISEVGSPTQNLERHSPARYALTVQDNGVGIPDNLDLKQLKSLGLKIAYDLALQLRGNLELERTNGTRFQLTFSALEYRKRF, from the coding sequence ATGGTACATCTAAGCTTTCTGGCAGCTATTCCGGCTATCGTCGGAAGCAGTATTTGTTCTGTAGTTTCGATCGCTTCATTCCCTGCTGCCAGCAACTCAGAAAATGGGATTCGACTGGGGCTTTGCTTGCTGGGTATGGGAATGGGCAGTCTTTTGCATGGGATCTGGCAGCACACTCAACGAGATTTTGTAAAACAGAACCATCCCATTTCTGACAATGAACCCGATTCCAGGCAAACTGAAGCATCTTTACGCCAGTATGAACGGATTATTTCTACGACACCCGATGGGGTTGCTGTGGTCGATCGCACCTACACCTACCAGTTAGTGAACCAGACCTACCTCGATCGGACTCAAAAACAACGGGAGGAAATCGTTGGGCACACGGTTAGTGAAGTGATGGGGGAAATTCCCTTTAAAGAGGTGATCCAATCTCAACTCGATCTCTGCCTCACTGGAGAAACCATTCGCTATGAAGAATGGTTCAACTTTGCAGACGGTCAGCGACACTTTGTTAGTGTCACCTACGCTCCTTACATTGAACTGGATGGCACCGTATCCGGTGTGGTTGTTACCACCCGTGACCTGACTGACCTGAAACAGGCAGAAGCAAAGCTGGAAGAGTCCAGAGCCTTTTTGAACCAGGTAATTAACGTTATCTCAAACACCATCTTTGTTAAGGATGAGCAGCATCGATTTGTTCTGGTCAATCAATCCGTGTGTGACCTGACAGGCATCCCTCAAGAGGCATTTTTGGGTCGGACGGATTATGATTTTTTCCCCAAAAAACAAGCCGATCATTTCCGGCGGAAGGATGAGCAGGTCTTTCAAACCGGTTTGGAAGATATCACGGAAGAACCCCTGACCAGCCTGGACGGTGAGACATACTGGCTATTAACGAAAAAGGCCTGTTTCCAAAACCAACACGGGCAGAAATTTTTGGTCGGCTCTAGCCAGGATATTACGGAGCGTAAACGAACCGAGCAGGTTCTAAAAGACAGTGAAGAACGATTCCGGTTGCTGATTCAAAATGTGGATGTGGGCATCATCCTAGCCGGGTCACGAACCGAAATTTTGACCTGCAACCAAATGGCACTGGAACTGGTGGGATTGACAGAAGCAGAATTGCTGCATCGAACAGCCCTTGACCCCAACTGGAATGCGGTTCATGAAGATGGCTCTAGCTTTGAACCACGAACCTTGCCAATTCCCCAGGCGATCGCCACCCAGCAACCCGTGCGGAATGTAGTGATGGGTGTCCCCCGTCCAGCGCGGGGCGATTTCATCTGGTTGTTGGTCAGCGCGGTTCCCCAACTTGATTCCGATGGCACCATTCGCTTCGTGATTTGCAGTTTCAACGACATCACCGCGCGTAAGCAGGCAGAAATTTCCCTGCAACATCGGACGCTCCAGGAGCAAGCATTTAGCCGCATTATCCAGACTATTCGCAACTCACTAGACCTGGATACCATTTTCTCTACAGCAGTCCGAGAATTCGCCGAACTGTTGCAAACGAATGCTGCTGGAATATCTCAATACCTTCCAGAGCGCCAATGCTGGCTTTGCATCGCAGAACATCTCCGGGTTCCAGAATCATTTCCAATTCTGGGAACCGAGATCCCAGATCAAAATAATCCCATTACTCAGCGGTTGAGACAAGGAGAAAGTGTCGTAATCATAGAAGAGACCCAGGTCTTGGATGATCCGATTAACTTGGAATTGACTAAAAGGATGTCAAGCATTCCTGTTAGATTGTTAGCAATTCCTCTAGAGGTGGATGGGGCAATCTGGGGGAGTTTGGGCGGATCAAAATCATCACCTGCATCGTTTACAGAAAGTGAAATTCATCTGGCACGCCGATTTGCCGATCAACTGGAGGTCGCGATCCAGCAGGCATTCCTCTATCAACAAGTCCACCAGTTAAATCAGACGCTAGAACAACACGTCAGGGAACGCACCGCAGAGTTACAAAAAAGTCGAGATTTATTTGAAGCCATCTTTCAGGAATCCGCCGATGCTATTTTTCTGGTTGATACGGACAGCTTCCTAATTTTGGACTGTAACCAGCGGGCTGTTGAACTGTTTGAAGCAGACAATAAAGCCTGGTTAATTGGCATTCGAGGACATAGCCTGCACAAAGAACCCTGGACAACGAAAGAAATGACCAGGGTGCGTCAGGAGTTTAAGATTCAGGGGATCTGGAGCCAGGAAATTGAATATCGAACCCTCAAGGGGCATGATTTTTGGGGTAGCCTCGTCTCTAAACAAATTCAAATCGCAGAACGGCAAATGCACCTGGTGCGAATAACGGATATTAGCGATCGCAAAGCCGCTGAAGCCGCATTACGCCAAAGTGAAGCCCGGTTTCAACATTTAGCTGCAAATATTCCTGGAATTTTCTATCAATCGGTCATCCAGGCAGACGGCTCCCGTCAATTCCACTACATTAGTTCTGGTTTCCAGCGTATCTTTGAACTTGAGCCAGCCCAACTGCTTGAAAATGCAGACATTTTTTGGACAATGGTCCATCCAGATGATGTGGAACCATTACGGGCAGAAGTAATCCGCACCTTGACTAACCGGGAACCGTTTCACTTTGAGTACCGAATCCTTACCCCATCGGGATCTATTAAGTGGATTCACAATGCAGCCAGTCGGCAGTATTTGGCAAATGGCGATGTCGTTTCAGATGGGGTGGTGCTTGATATTACCGATCGCAAACAGGCGGAAGTTGCGCTCCAAACCAGTGAAACCCTGTTTCGCACCTTGATTGAAGAACTGCAAGTCGGAGTCGTTTTGTATAACCCCGACGCTACCCCTATTCTGTTTAACTCGAAAATGCTGGAATTGGGGGAAGTGACCCCAGAGGAACTGGCGCACAGTTCATTGCTTGACCCTAACTTAGATGTAATTCGTGAAGATGGTTCTCCCTTCCCAATCGACGAATACCCAGCCCTGGTTGCAGTTTCGACCCGCCAACCGGTTTTAGATGTGGTTATGGGCTTATATCGCCCTGTGACCCAGAGCCGAGTTTGGTTACTGATTTCAGCGCAACCCCTATTAAATGAACAGGGGAGCGTTAAGCAGGTGATATGTACTGCCAGTGACATCACCGATCTTAAGCGGGCAGAATTTCAGTTACAACGGCAGGCAGAATCTGACCAATTATTGGCAAGTATTGCCCAAACGATTAACCAATCCGTTTGTTTAGATGAGGTTCTAAAAACCTGTCTGGAGCAGCTCCGGGAATTTTTGCAGTGCGATCGAGTTCTGGTCTGTCGCTTCAATGCAACCCATAACGCTGCCTGTGACGTGGTAATTGAACTGGAAGCAATTTCTCAGCCTGAACTTTCCCTTTTGGGACAAACGATCCACGACCCCTGTTTTGGGCAAGACTGGGCTGCACGCCACCACCAGGGTTACATCACGGTTCAGCATGACACCCAAACCGAAGATCTTGCTCCCTGTTATCTCGAATTTCTGACCCAAATGCAGGTTCGGGCAAGCCTGGTGGTTGCCATTTTACAGGCTGACCGGATCTGGGGATTGCTGGTTGTCCATCAATGCCATGCACCTCGTCAGTGGCAGGCGTTTGAGGTTGACCTACTAAAACAATTGGGTTTACAAATCGGCATTGCCAGCCAAAAAGCCAGCCTCTATACCCAACTTGAAACCGAACTGGTAGAACGTCGTCGCGCCGAGCAAGCCCTTGCCCAACAAGTGCAACGGGAACAGGTGTTGCGAATTATTTCCCAACAAATTCGTAAATCCCTCAAACTAGAAAACATTCTCGCAACAACCGTATCCGAGGTACGCCAACTGCTAAACACCGATCGGGCGCTCATTTTTCAGCTCTTTCCTGATGGCTCAGGAGTCGTCATCAAAGAGTCCGTTGGTCCGGAATATCCCACTACAGAAGGAATGCGTTTCCTTGATGAGCACTTTCCCTCAGACTGTTATGAATTCTACCGCAAAGGTCAAGCTCGTGCCATTTCAGATACAGCCTTAGATCTTTGGGCAGACTGTCTTGTTGAATTTATGCAGCAAGTCAGTGTCAAATCCAAGATTGTTGCCCCCATTTTGCAAAAGCTGGAAGATGGCACCACTATCATTTGGGGATTGTTAATTGTCCACGCCTGCACCCATCACCGCCAGTGGCAAACCATTGAGGTTGATCTCCTGCAACAACTGGCAACCCAGGTTGGTATTGCCATTCAACAGGCGAACCTCTATCAGGAACTTAAGAATCAACTTGGGCAAAGAGAAGTCTTGCTCAAAGAAGTTCACCATCGGGTGAAAAATAATCTGCAAGTCATCTCCTCGATGCTCTGGTTGCAAGCCAAAGCTGCTAAACACGCAACGGTTTTTGATGCCCTCGCAGATACCCGCAGCCGTTTACAGGCAATGGCATTGATCCACGAAACACTTTATGAATCGAGTGATTTAGGAAAACTTAACTTTCATGACTATATCAAACGGTTGGCAGCCAATATCCTGGCAGCGAATAGTACTGCTTCAAGCCAGATCAACCTGGTCTGTCGGCTGCAACCCACACTGCTGAATCTAGAAACCGCAATCCCCTGCGGCTTACTGCTAAATGAACTGGTTACCAATGCAGTTAAGCATGGATTTCCCAACCAACAGAAAGGCGAGATATGTATCACACTGGAAGAGATAATCTCACCTGAGACGGAATCATCTCCCCAATTACCTTTGATATCCGAGGTGGGTTCACCAACTCAAAATCTGGAGCGGCATTCCCCTGCCCGCTATGCCCTGACGGTTCAAGATAATGGAGTCGGCATTCCAGACAATTTAGACCTGAAGCAACTCAAATCCCTGGGTTTAAAGATTGCCTATGATCTAGCCCTGCAACTTCGGGGCAATCTAGAACTTGAGCGCACAAACGGCACTCGATTTCAATTGACCTTCTCTGCCCTGGAGTATCGTAAGCGGTTTTAG
- a CDS encoding response regulator transcription factor, giving the protein MAHARILIVEDEILVAREIESHLHDMAHAVVGIAIDSGSALLQVAETVPDLVLMDIKLPGEQDGIAIAGEIRDLYQIPVIYITAYADRATVERAKVTHPFGYILKPFSEPELRVAVELALFRHQTDKEERSRFFSDTLKSEPPLGGLPLSKLRKVLSHIDANLNQDLSLETLGSSVGFTTYHFARLFKQSIGKSVHQYIIHRRIERAKQLLRETELEIAAIATECGFANSSHLALHFKRIVGISPKKFRHF; this is encoded by the coding sequence ATGGCACATGCCAGGATTTTGATAGTCGAAGATGAAATCCTGGTGGCTAGGGAAATTGAAAGCCATTTGCATGATATGGCCCATGCCGTAGTGGGAATTGCGATCGACTCCGGTAGTGCGCTACTCCAGGTTGCAGAGACCGTTCCAGATCTCGTGCTGATGGATATCAAATTGCCCGGAGAGCAAGATGGAATTGCGATCGCTGGGGAAATTCGTGATCTGTATCAGATTCCCGTTATTTACATTACTGCCTATGCCGATCGCGCCACAGTGGAGCGGGCAAAGGTGACTCACCCTTTTGGATATATTCTGAAACCCTTTAGCGAACCAGAATTGCGGGTTGCAGTTGAATTAGCTTTATTTCGACACCAGACGGATAAAGAGGAGCGATCCCGATTTTTTTCAGACACGCTTAAGAGTGAACCACCCCTGGGTGGCTTGCCGCTGAGTAAGTTACGCAAAGTTTTGAGCCATATTGATGCCAATCTTAATCAGGATCTGAGCCTGGAGACCCTTGGCAGCTCAGTGGGATTTACAACCTATCATTTTGCTCGATTATTTAAGCAATCGATCGGAAAATCGGTCCATCAATACATCATTCATCGCCGTATTGAGCGAGCAAAACAATTATTGCGAGAAACGGAGTTGGAAATTGCAGCGATCGCAACGGAGTGTGGGTTTGCCAATTCCAGCCATCTTGCCCTTCACTTCAAGCGGATTGTGGGGATTTCGCCCAAAAAATTTCGACACTTTTGA
- a CDS encoding NAD(P)/FAD-dependent oxidoreductase yields MIQKHPRIVIVGAGFGGLQAAQSLAKSGAEVLLIDRNNYHTFVPLLYQVAAAQIEPAQIAYPIRTILRQFPKPRSSASKPLGRFLMAEVKQVNFDAKVVETEELTIPYDFLVLATGSQSQFFDVPGAQQYALPLRTIEEAVTLRNHILHCFEQASLELDPIRQQQWMTFVIVGGGATGVELAGALMELIRSPLPRDYPSLNLNWVRIVLVQSGDRLLPDLPPKLGRYTQQRLAQIGVEVHLQTRVERVTHAAIYLQTGDIIHAATTIWATGLEAVYPNFSESIATQQKGKLLVRPTLQLQENPEVYAIGDLAYVESNGKALTGVAPEALQQGVTVARNIRRQLQGKEPQPFRYFNKGRLAIIGCYSGVGDIGGIKLTGFLPWFLWLSVHLVYLPGFRSRLLVLLSWLHNYLLHDRSIRLIFPLQQKVFAGTTSGESGVRS; encoded by the coding sequence ATGATTCAGAAGCATCCCCGAATTGTTATTGTCGGAGCTGGATTTGGTGGTTTGCAGGCGGCACAGTCCTTAGCCAAATCTGGTGCAGAGGTATTGTTGATTGACCGCAACAACTACCATACCTTCGTCCCTTTGCTATACCAGGTTGCTGCTGCCCAGATTGAACCAGCCCAAATTGCCTATCCAATTCGCACAATTTTGCGGCAATTTCCCAAACCGAGATCGTCTGCATCAAAACCCCTTGGACGCTTTTTGATGGCAGAAGTTAAACAGGTGAACTTCGATGCAAAGGTGGTTGAAACAGAGGAATTAACGATTCCCTATGATTTTCTGGTTCTAGCAACGGGAAGCCAGTCCCAGTTCTTTGACGTTCCTGGAGCACAGCAATATGCCTTGCCACTGAGAACGATCGAGGAAGCGGTCACCCTTAGAAATCATATCTTGCATTGTTTTGAACAGGCATCCCTGGAACTCGACCCGATTCGGCAACAACAATGGATGACCTTTGTGATTGTGGGCGGGGGCGCAACGGGAGTTGAGCTGGCAGGGGCATTGATGGAACTGATTCGAAGTCCCCTCCCGCGAGATTATCCCTCCCTCAACCTCAATTGGGTACGAATTGTTCTGGTGCAATCGGGCGATCGTCTGCTGCCCGATTTGCCACCAAAATTAGGCAGGTACACCCAACAACGTCTGGCGCAGATTGGCGTCGAGGTGCATCTTCAAACCCGCGTCGAGCGGGTTACCCATGCAGCCATTTATCTACAAACGGGGGATATAATCCACGCTGCCACCACCATCTGGGCAACCGGACTCGAAGCTGTTTACCCCAATTTTTCGGAATCAATTGCGACCCAACAGAAAGGGAAATTGCTGGTTCGTCCAACCCTGCAATTGCAGGAAAATCCTGAGGTTTATGCGATCGGTGACCTTGCCTACGTTGAAAGTAATGGCAAAGCATTAACCGGAGTCGCCCCCGAAGCTTTACAGCAAGGGGTTACAGTGGCTCGCAACATTCGACGGCAGTTGCAGGGTAAAGAACCACAGCCCTTTCGTTATTTCAACAAAGGGAGGCTTGCAATTATTGGCTGCTATTCAGGTGTCGGAGACATTGGCGGCATTAAGTTGACAGGTTTCCTACCCTGGTTTTTGTGGCTTAGCGTTCACCTGGTCTACCTACCAGGGTTTCGCAGTCGGTTGCTGGTGTTGTTGAGTTGGTTACACAACTACTTGTTGCACGATCGTTCCATTCGTCTGATCTTTCCACTTCAGCAGAAAGTTTTTGCTGGAACAACGTCTGGGGAGTCAGGAGTCAGGAGTTAG
- a CDS encoding DoxX family protein produces MAKAQAPIWLRHRDLVTAYTLLRIVLGVNFFNHGFTRLGNIPGFADSMVQLFQKTAVPEPLVRGPALLVPIIEFVVGFLVTLGLLTRPALVTGFGLMIMLMYGVTLLQNWDTATSQLIYCLVFFILIAANRFNTFSIDALLERRRHRQKAKVDI; encoded by the coding sequence ATGGCAAAAGCTCAAGCGCCGATTTGGTTACGGCATCGGGATTTGGTTACAGCGTACACCCTGTTACGCATTGTGTTGGGTGTAAACTTCTTCAATCATGGTTTTACCCGCCTGGGAAATATTCCTGGGTTTGCGGATTCAATGGTGCAACTGTTTCAAAAAACCGCTGTTCCTGAACCCCTGGTACGTGGACCCGCACTATTAGTGCCGATTATTGAGTTTGTTGTCGGTTTTTTGGTGACGCTTGGTTTGCTAACCCGTCCTGCCCTTGTAACAGGCTTTGGCTTAATGATTATGCTGATGTACGGCGTGACGCTCCTACAAAATTGGGATACTGCCACCAGTCAGCTCATTTATTGTCTTGTTTTCTTCATCCTGATCGCTGCCAATCGCTTCAATACTTTCTCCATTGATGCTTTACTAGAACGTCGCCGCCACCGCCAGAAGGCTAAGGTCGATATTTAA
- a CDS encoding DUF760 domain-containing protein, producing MNNTSDRVPEFFEGFAGSGNQFWHYVQSLSPEAIAQLSKPASPEVFQAMERNIIGLLGALPSEHFNVMVTTTREDLGRLLASAMMSGYFLRNAEQRMALEKSLVSVDSSATE from the coding sequence GTGAACAATACATCAGATCGAGTGCCAGAATTTTTTGAAGGCTTTGCCGGATCGGGCAACCAATTTTGGCATTATGTCCAATCGCTCAGTCCAGAAGCGATCGCTCAGCTCTCTAAGCCTGCTTCACCTGAAGTGTTTCAGGCAATGGAGCGGAATATTATTGGTCTTCTGGGTGCGTTGCCCTCCGAACACTTTAATGTGATGGTAACGACCACCCGTGAGGATCTGGGTCGGCTTCTGGCATCGGCGATGATGAGCGGCTACTTCCTTCGCAATGCTGAACAGCGGATGGCTTTAGAGAAGTCCCTGGTTTCTGTCGATAGCTCTGCTACAGAATAA
- the mutY gene encoding A/G-specific adenine glycosylase translates to MWVSEIMLQQTQVKTVIPYFQRWMGLFPTIQQLAAAEQQQVLKAWQGLGYYARVRNLHQAAQKIVLNHNGIFPKQLESVLSLPGIGRTTAGGILSAAFDQPVPILDGNVKRVLARLVALQVPPRRAIAHLWELSTALLDPQQPCNFNQALMDLGATVCTPRQPDCDRCPWTFHCQAYNLGVQSELPMSETRAPIPHKIIGVAVIWNDQGQILIDRRPQTGLLGGLWEFPGGKVEPGETIEACIQREIQEELGIGIEVGDRLIVVDHTYTHFKVTLNVHHCRHLSGEPQPIECDEIRWVTLNELDQYPFPKANLQIIEALREFCHLKYPFT, encoded by the coding sequence ATCTGGGTGTCAGAAATTATGCTGCAACAGACCCAGGTTAAAACCGTTATTCCCTATTTCCAGCGGTGGATGGGGCTGTTCCCCACAATTCAGCAGTTGGCAGCAGCCGAACAGCAGCAAGTACTCAAAGCATGGCAGGGATTGGGCTATTATGCCCGTGTGCGCAACTTGCACCAGGCAGCACAGAAAATTGTGCTAAACCATAACGGGATATTTCCCAAACAATTGGAATCGGTTTTGTCCCTACCAGGAATTGGACGGACGACCGCAGGAGGAATTCTCAGTGCGGCGTTTGATCAACCTGTGCCAATCTTAGATGGTAATGTCAAGCGAGTCCTGGCAAGGCTGGTGGCTTTGCAGGTACCCCCCAGGCGGGCGATTGCCCATCTATGGGAATTGTCCACAGCTCTCCTTGACCCACAGCAACCCTGCAACTTCAACCAGGCGTTGATGGATCTGGGGGCAACGGTCTGCACCCCCCGCCAGCCAGACTGCGATCGCTGCCCCTGGACCTTCCACTGTCAGGCTTACAATTTAGGCGTTCAATCTGAGTTACCCATGTCTGAAACCCGCGCTCCCATCCCCCACAAGATCATTGGTGTTGCCGTTATCTGGAATGACCAGGGACAGATTTTGATCGATCGCCGCCCTCAAACAGGGCTTTTAGGTGGTTTGTGGGAGTTTCCGGGTGGCAAAGTAGAACCTGGAGAAACGATCGAAGCCTGTATTCAACGAGAAATTCAAGAAGAATTGGGGATTGGCATTGAGGTTGGCGATCGGCTGATCGTTGTAGACCACACCTATACTCACTTCAAAGTCACGCTCAACGTCCACCACTGTCGCCACCTGAGCGGCGAACCCCAACCCATTGAGTGCGATGAAATTCGCTGGGTAACCCTGAACGAACTCGACCAATATCCCTTTCCCAAAGCAAACCTTCAAATCATCGAAGCACTTCGAGAATTCTGCCATCTGAAGTACCCCTTTACCTAA